One region of Thunnus albacares chromosome 20, fThuAlb1.1, whole genome shotgun sequence genomic DNA includes:
- the cyth1b gene encoding cytohesin-1b isoform X5: MQRNKQMAMGRKKFNMDPKKGIRFLIDSSLLKNTSNDIAQFLYKGEGLNKTAIGDYLGERDDFNIEVLHAFLQLHEFTDLNLVQALRQFLWSFRLPGEAQKIDRMMEAFAQRYCRCNPGVFQSTDTCYVLSFAVIMLNTSLHNPNVKDKPSVQRFTAMNRGINDGGDLPEDLLRNLYDSIKNEPFKIPEDDGNDLTHTFFNPDREGWLLKLGGGRVKTWKRRWFILTDNCLYYFEYTTDKEPRGIIPLENLSIREVDDSKKPNCFELFIPDHKDQVIKACKTEADGRVVEGNHTFYRISAPTAEEKDEWINSIKAAISKDPFYEMLAARKKKVSSLKGL, from the exons ATGCAGAGGAATAAACAGATGGCCATGGGCCGGAAGAAGTTCAACATGGACCCCAAGAAG GGGATCCGATTCTTGATTGACAGCTCCCTGCTGAAAAACACCAGCAATGACATCGCCCAGTTCCTCTACAAGGGGGAGGGGCTTAATAAGACAGCTATCGGCGACTACCTGGGGGAGAG AGATGACTTCAACATCGAGGTTCTGCACGCCTTCCTGCAGTTACACGAGTTCACAGACTTGAACCTGGTCCAGGCTCTCAGGCAGTTCCTGTGGAGCTTCAGGCTGCCTGGCGAGGCTCAGAAGATCGACCGCATGATGGAGGCCTTCGCACAGCGATACTGTCGCTGTAACCCCGGAGTGTTTCAGAGCACGG ATACTTGTTACGTGTTGTCGTTCGCTGTGATCATGCTGAACACCAGTTTACACAACCCCAACGTGAAGGACAAACCGTCCGTTCAGAGATTTACGGCGATGAATCGAGGCATCAATGACGGAGGAGACCTGCCGGAGGACCTGCTCAGG AATCTGTACGACAGCATCAAGAATGAACCCTTTAAGATCCCAGAGGATGATGGGAACGACCTCACACACACCTTCTTCAACCCCGACAGAGAGGGGTGGCTACTCAAACTCGG AGGTGGACGAGTGAAGACCTGGAAGAGACGCTGGTTTATTCTCACAGATAACTGCCTTTACTACTTCGAATACACGACT GATAAAGAACCCAGAGGGATTATTCCACTGGAAAATCTGAGTATCAGAGAAGTTGATGACTCCAAGAAACCG AACTGCTTCGAGCTGTTCATCCCGGACCACAAAGATCAGGTGATCAAGGCCTGTAAGACGGAGGCAGACGGCCGCGTCGTCGAGGGCAACCACACTTTTTACAGAATCTCCGCCCCGACCGCGGAGGAGAAGGACGAATGGATCAACAGCATCAA AGCTGCGATAAGCAAAGACCCGTTCTACGAGATGCTGGCTGCTCGGAAGAAGAAGGTTTCCTCTCTGAAGGGGCTGTAG
- the cyth1b gene encoding cytohesin-1b isoform X3 → MVLKSEDGVVPDDLSPEERQELESIRRRKQELLEDIQRLKDEIAEVTNEIENLGLTEERKSMQRNKQMAMGRKKFNMDPKKGIRFLIDSSLLKNTSNDIAQFLYKGEGLNKTAIGDYLGERDDFNIEVLHAFLQLHEFTDLNLVQALRQFLWSFRLPGEAQKIDRMMEAFAQRYCRCNPGVFQSTDTCYVLSFAVIMLNTSLHNPNVKDKPSVQRFTAMNRGINDGGDLPEDLLRNLYDSIKNEPFKIPEDDGNDLTHTFFNPDREGWLLKLGGRVKTWKRRWFILTDNCLYYFEYTTDKEPRGIIPLENLSIREVDDSKKPNCFELFIPDHKDQVIKACKTEADGRVVEGNHTFYRISAPTAEEKDEWINSIKAAISKDPFYEMLAARKKKVSSLKGL, encoded by the exons AGGCTGAAGGATGAGATAGCAGAGGTGACCAATGAGATTGAAAACCTGGGCCTGACTGAAGAGAG gaaaagcATGCAGAGGAATAAACAGATGGCCATGGGCCGGAAGAAGTTCAACATGGACCCCAAGAAG GGGATCCGATTCTTGATTGACAGCTCCCTGCTGAAAAACACCAGCAATGACATCGCCCAGTTCCTCTACAAGGGGGAGGGGCTTAATAAGACAGCTATCGGCGACTACCTGGGGGAGAG AGATGACTTCAACATCGAGGTTCTGCACGCCTTCCTGCAGTTACACGAGTTCACAGACTTGAACCTGGTCCAGGCTCTCAGGCAGTTCCTGTGGAGCTTCAGGCTGCCTGGCGAGGCTCAGAAGATCGACCGCATGATGGAGGCCTTCGCACAGCGATACTGTCGCTGTAACCCCGGAGTGTTTCAGAGCACGG ATACTTGTTACGTGTTGTCGTTCGCTGTGATCATGCTGAACACCAGTTTACACAACCCCAACGTGAAGGACAAACCGTCCGTTCAGAGATTTACGGCGATGAATCGAGGCATCAATGACGGAGGAGACCTGCCGGAGGACCTGCTCAGG AATCTGTACGACAGCATCAAGAATGAACCCTTTAAGATCCCAGAGGATGATGGGAACGACCTCACACACACCTTCTTCAACCCCGACAGAGAGGGGTGGCTACTCAAACTCG GTGGACGAGTGAAGACCTGGAAGAGACGCTGGTTTATTCTCACAGATAACTGCCTTTACTACTTCGAATACACGACT GATAAAGAACCCAGAGGGATTATTCCACTGGAAAATCTGAGTATCAGAGAAGTTGATGACTCCAAGAAACCG AACTGCTTCGAGCTGTTCATCCCGGACCACAAAGATCAGGTGATCAAGGCCTGTAAGACGGAGGCAGACGGCCGCGTCGTCGAGGGCAACCACACTTTTTACAGAATCTCCGCCCCGACCGCGGAGGAGAAGGACGAATGGATCAACAGCATCAA AGCTGCGATAAGCAAAGACCCGTTCTACGAGATGCTGGCTGCTCGGAAGAAGAAGGTTTCCTCTCTGAAGGGGCTGTAG
- the cyth1b gene encoding cytohesin-1b isoform X2, with amino-acid sequence MVLKSEDGVVPDDLSPEERQELESIRRRKQELLEDIQRLKDEIAEVTNEIENLGLTEERKSMQRNKQMAMGRKKFNMDPKKGIRFLIDSSLLKNTSNDIAQFLYKGEGLNKTAIGDYLGERDDFNIEVLHAFLQLHEFTDLNLVQALRQFLWSFRLPGEAQKIDRMMEAFAQRYCRCNPGVFQSTDTCYVLSFAVIMLNTSLHNPNVKDKPSVQRFTAMNRGINDGGDLPEDLLRNLYDSIKNEPFKIPEDDGNDLTHTFFNPDREGWLLKLGGGRVKTWKRRWFILTDNCLYYFEYTTDKEPRGIIPLENLSIREVDDSKKPNCFELFIPDHKDQVIKACKTEADGRVVEGNHTFYRISAPTAEEKDEWINSIKAAISKDPFYEMLAARKKKVSSLKGL; translated from the exons AGGCTGAAGGATGAGATAGCAGAGGTGACCAATGAGATTGAAAACCTGGGCCTGACTGAAGAGAG gaaaagcATGCAGAGGAATAAACAGATGGCCATGGGCCGGAAGAAGTTCAACATGGACCCCAAGAAG GGGATCCGATTCTTGATTGACAGCTCCCTGCTGAAAAACACCAGCAATGACATCGCCCAGTTCCTCTACAAGGGGGAGGGGCTTAATAAGACAGCTATCGGCGACTACCTGGGGGAGAG AGATGACTTCAACATCGAGGTTCTGCACGCCTTCCTGCAGTTACACGAGTTCACAGACTTGAACCTGGTCCAGGCTCTCAGGCAGTTCCTGTGGAGCTTCAGGCTGCCTGGCGAGGCTCAGAAGATCGACCGCATGATGGAGGCCTTCGCACAGCGATACTGTCGCTGTAACCCCGGAGTGTTTCAGAGCACGG ATACTTGTTACGTGTTGTCGTTCGCTGTGATCATGCTGAACACCAGTTTACACAACCCCAACGTGAAGGACAAACCGTCCGTTCAGAGATTTACGGCGATGAATCGAGGCATCAATGACGGAGGAGACCTGCCGGAGGACCTGCTCAGG AATCTGTACGACAGCATCAAGAATGAACCCTTTAAGATCCCAGAGGATGATGGGAACGACCTCACACACACCTTCTTCAACCCCGACAGAGAGGGGTGGCTACTCAAACTCGG AGGTGGACGAGTGAAGACCTGGAAGAGACGCTGGTTTATTCTCACAGATAACTGCCTTTACTACTTCGAATACACGACT GATAAAGAACCCAGAGGGATTATTCCACTGGAAAATCTGAGTATCAGAGAAGTTGATGACTCCAAGAAACCG AACTGCTTCGAGCTGTTCATCCCGGACCACAAAGATCAGGTGATCAAGGCCTGTAAGACGGAGGCAGACGGCCGCGTCGTCGAGGGCAACCACACTTTTTACAGAATCTCCGCCCCGACCGCGGAGGAGAAGGACGAATGGATCAACAGCATCAA AGCTGCGATAAGCAAAGACCCGTTCTACGAGATGCTGGCTGCTCGGAAGAAGAAGGTTTCCTCTCTGAAGGGGCTGTAG